In Rhipicephalus sanguineus isolate Rsan-2018 unplaced genomic scaffold, BIME_Rsan_1.4 Seq46, whole genome shotgun sequence, the following are encoded in one genomic region:
- the LOC119377428 gene encoding arylsulfatase J, translating into MVDNLDESIGRLTEALQTAGMLENSIIVFSSDNGALPYGTHSNSGFNWPLRGTKMSLWEGGVRVPAFIWSPLLQKRRRVSRQLMHITDWLPTLYFAAGGNASNLGYVDGYNMWEALSRGWRSPRKEVLINIDPVTGAGALRYGKHKIVYDAPFRGSSDVHLKTAGQPRSTSPADEELNWLMENSQAAKALRMFYNTNRLPLRYNWRRDAKVDCGVLGKRPSNFVSQQPPYLFDLEIDPCEMFNLANIRRRTMGTMLRMLQSFEENMIPNRNEPEDPRSYPEKHGGIWTTWRRTSSE; encoded by the exons ATGGTTGACAACCTGGATGAGTCCATTGGAAGGCTCACTGAAGCTCTACAGACTGCCGGTATGCTGGAGAACTCAATAATTGTGTTCAGTAGCGACAACGGGGCACTGCCGTACGGCACCCACTCAAACAGCGGATTCAACTGGCCCCTGCGTGGCACCAAGATGTCGCTCTGGGAGGGAGGAGTCCGCGTGCCAGCGTTCATCTGGAGCCCCCTCCTGCAGAAGCGGCGTCGGGTGTCCAGGCAACTCATGCACATCACCGACTGGCTGCCCACTCTTTACTTCGCTGCAG GGGGCAATGCTTCGAACTTGGGCTACGTGGACGGCTACAACATGTGGGAGGCCCTGTCTCGCGGCTGGCGGTCGCCGCGCAAGGAAGTCCTAATCAACATCGACCCGGTGACGGGCGCGGGCGCCCTGCGTTACGGAAAGCACAAGATCGTGTACGACGCACCCTTCCGAGGTTCGTCCGACGTGCACCTCAAGACGGCCGGCCAGCCCAGGTCTACGTCGCCGGCGGATGAAGAGCTCAACTGGCTCATGGAAAACTCGCAAGCGGCCAAAGCGCTGCGCATGTTCTACAACACCAACCGGCTTCCCCTGAGATACAACTGGAGGAGGGACGCCAAGGTGGATTGTGGCGTGCTCGGAAAGCGCCCCAGTAACTTCGTATCGCAACAGCCGCCCTACCTGTTCGACCTCGAGATAGATCCGTGCGAGATGTTCAACCTCGCCAACATTAGAAGAAGG ACCATGGGCACCATGCTTCGCATGCTACAGAGCTTCGAGGAAAACATGATTCCGAACCGGAACGAGCCCGAAGATCCGCGATCTTACCCGGAAAAACACGGCGGCATATGGACAACCTGGAGGAGAACGTCATCGGAGTAG